One genomic region from Quercus robur chromosome 4, dhQueRobu3.1, whole genome shotgun sequence encodes:
- the LOC126720902 gene encoding alpha-1,6-mannosyl-glycoprotein 2-beta-N-acetylglucosaminyltransferase gives MATINKPQLKAAAFRRFLSVVLLTLLGVLLLIFLLGTNLTSNFVSPPLDDIDEVSYTNSHLREKLGFPEQSKLSIKLEKRNQLPPRNIDLYPNLAKDHITIVLYVHNRPQYLRVVVESLSQVVGISETLLIVSHDGYFEEMNKIVEGIKFCQVKQIFAPYSPHLFPNSFPGVSPNDCKDKEDAAKQHCEGHPDQYGNHRSPKIVSLKHHWWWMMNTVWDGLKETRGHSGHILFIEEDHFIFPNAYRNLQILTELKPYKCPDCYAANLAPWDVNSRGEQWDSLIAERMGNVGYSFNQTIWRKIHRKAREFCFFDEYNWDITMWATVYPSFGGSVYSLRGPRTSAVHFGKCGLHQGHVDNKACIDNGMVKVDVQEIDRIANIKSQWQVQVSNNQAGYKAGFKGWGGWGDERDHKLCLNFARMYHAIDTASTF, from the coding sequence ATGGCTACTATCAACAAACCCCAACTCAAAGCTGCGGCCTTTCGCCGTTTCTTATCCGTAGTTCTTCTCACGCTGTTAGGGGTTTTGCTACTGATATTTCTCCTTGGAACAAATTTAacttcaaattttgtgtcaCCGCCTTTAGATGATATAGATGAAGTTAGTTATACTAATTCACATTTGAGGGAAAAACTTGGTTTTCCTGAGCAGAGTAAATTGTCTATTAAATTGGAGAAGCGAAACCAATTGCCCCCAAGAAACATAGATCTGTATCCAAATCTAGCCAAAGATCATATAACTATTGTTCTATATGTACATAACCGGCCCCAATATCTCCGGGTTGTTGTGGAGAGCCTTTCACAGGTTGTGGGAATAAGTGAAACTTTACTGATAGTTAGCCATGATGGGTACTTTGAAGAGATGAACAAGATTGTCGAAGGCATCAAATTTTGCCAGGTGAAACAGATATTTGCTCCTTACTCACCTCATCTCTTTCCCAATAGCTTTCCAGGGGTCTCACCTAATGACTGTAAGGATAAGGAAGATGCAGCAAAGCAACATTGTGAAGGGCATCCTGATCAGTACGGTAACCACCGATCACCAAAGATTGTGTCGTTAAAGCATCACTGGTGGTGGATGATGAACACGGTATGGGATGGATTGAAGGAGACCCGCGGGCACTCAGGTCATATTCTTTTTATAGAGGAGGACCATTTCATATTCCCCAATGCATATCGCAACTTACAGATACTTACAGAATTGAAACCTTATAAGTGTCCTGATTGTTATGCTGCTAATTTAGCACCTTGGGATGTGAATTCAAGAGGAGAGCAGTGGGATAGTTTGATTGCTGAGAGAATGGGAAATGTGGGTTATTCCTTTAATCAAACTATTTGGAGGAAAATCCATAGGAAGGCaagagaattttgtttttttgatgaataCAACTGGGATATAACAATGTGGGCAACTGTTTATCCATCATTTGGTGGTTCTGTTTACTCATTACGAGGGCCGAGAACTAGTGCAGTTCACTTTGGTAAGTGTGGTCTGCATCAGGGCCACGTGGACAATAAAGCTTGCATTGACAATGGCATGGTTAAAGTTGATGTGCAAGAGATTGATAGAATTGCCAATATCAAATCACAATGGCAAGTGCAGGTCTCTAATAATCAAGCGGGCTACAAAGCTGGATTTAAGGGTTGGGGGGGTTGGGGTGATGAGAGGGACCACAAGTTGTGCTTGAATTTTGCTCGCATGTATCATGCCATAGACACTGCCTCTACTTTCTGA